In one Elephas maximus indicus isolate mEleMax1 chromosome 9, mEleMax1 primary haplotype, whole genome shotgun sequence genomic region, the following are encoded:
- the ADAMTS13 gene encoding A disintegrin and metalloproteinase with thrombospondin motifs 13 isoform X3 — protein sequence MWGLPCWGRLPPLCKASLGGLLTAAFFLLGCCGLSNLQQRFLQALEPVEVASYLGPGSAVKGGPPSPHLQRQTRAVGNVLHLELLVAVGPDVHQAHQEDTERYVLTNLNIGSELLRDPSLGAQFRVHLVKMIVLTEPEDAPNITANITSSLLSVCDWSRAVNPADDTDPGHADLVLYITRFDLELPNGDRKVRGVTQLGGVCSSSWSCLITEDTGFDLGVTIAHEIGHSLGLEHDGAPDSGCGSSSHVMAADGAASARRGPAWSACSRQQLRHLLSAGRARCLWDPPRPQPEPAGLLLEAQPGLYYSADEQCRVAFGRTAVACTFAKESLDMCQALSCHTDPLDHSSCSRLLIPLLDGTECGVDKWCSRGHCRSLAELSPMPAVHGHWSSWGAPSPCSRSCGGGVATRRRQCNNPRPAFGGRACTGADLQAELCNTQACRTSQLEFMSEQCAQTEGQPLLLPEGGSTFYRWSSAVQYSQGDSLCRYMCWAVGENFIVRRGDSFVDGTRCVPSGPREDGTFSLCLSGRCRILGCDGRMDSQQVRDVCQVCGGDNSTCSPHNGSFSGGRAREYVTFLTVTPNLTSVYVVNRRPLFTHLAVRIRGRYIVAGNGSVSPSTTYPSLLEDSRLEYRVALTEDQLPHREELHIQGPTQEDIEIQVYRRYSEEYGSLAHPDITFSYFQPKQLHVGMWAAVWGSCSVSCGAGQRWVTYGCLDQAQNKWVEAAQCEGSPKPPERSEPCAPMPCPARREAAAPSPALQNRTCVPQAEGQEAPGDAGPCSTDEEPPALAPCFGMACHQGWDHLDVTTPGEEAPSPLGSAGPGALAAHAWIPLSGPCSVSCGQGLRELRSVCVDPIRGTAVPEELCDPATRPRNQREACQVALCPARWETRALGPCPVTCGGGQVPLAMRCVRPDHGRTIPLPHAKCGRLPQPRPLEDCSPEPCPARWRVLPPGPCSASCGLGTAQRLVTCVRLDRGLEVELDEVACAGLERPQATIPCLLADCAYRWHVSTWTECSVSCGNGVQRRRDTCLGPQAQAPMPADFCQHLPKPVTVRGCWAGPCGGQGTPSLVPPKEVTVAEQTTAATARAAPERPWAQARLPSPAPWPRGLLARPWKSSAESSICGRQFLEPAGTIDLRGPGQAECVVAIGRPLGEVVTLHVLESSLDCSVGETLLLWSRLTWRKLCGKLAGTIFSSQANTLVVRQRRVRPDSGLLLQYRGRPAQHPSHRGPDGHPRPGHQRGHADQGDRGQLHPDPGHPQPEDLDVPWAAVVLLGVSGQPGGGGVE from the exons ATGTGGGGGCTGCCGTGCTGGGGGAGGCTCCCCCCTCTCTGCAAGGCCAGCCTGGGGGGCCTTCTCACGGCTGCATTCTTTCTCCTGGGCTGCTGTGGACTCTCCAATTTGCAGCAG AGGTTTCTTCAGGCTTTGGAGCCAGTGGAGGTGGCTTCGTACCTTGGCCCGGGTTCTGCCGTTAAAG GCGGTCCTCCCTCCCCTCATCTCCAGAGACAGACTCGGGCTGTGGGGAACGTCCTACACCTGGAGCTGCTCGTGGCCGTGGGCCCTGATGTCCACCAGGCCCACCAGGAGGACACGGAACGCTATGTGCTCACCAACCTCAACATT GGGTCAGAACTGctgagggacccatccctggGGGCTCAGTTCCGAGTGCACCTGGTGAAGATGATTGTCTTGACAGAGCCTGAG GATGCTCCAAACATCACAGCCAACATCACCTCATCGCTGCTGAGCGTCTGTGACTGGAGCAGGGCCGTCAACCCCGCGGACGACACAGACCCTGGGCACGCTGACCTCGTCCTCTACATCACCAG GTTCGACCTGGAGTTGCCTAACGGCGACCGGAAGGTTCGGGGGGTCACCCAGCTTGGGGGGGTCTGTTCCTCCTCCTGGAGCTGCCTCATTACCGAGGACACTGGCTTCGACCTGGGGGTCACCATCGCCCATGAGATTGGGCACAG TCTCGGCCTGGAGCACGACGGCGCACCCGACAGCGGCTGCGGGTCTAGCAGCCACGTGATGGCGGCGGATGGCGCCGCGTCCGCCCGCCGGGGACCCGCCTGGTCCGCCTGCAGTCGCCAGCAGCTGCGGCACCTGCTCAG CGCAGGACGGGCGCGCTGCTTGTGGGACCCGCCCCGGCCGCAGCCGGAGCCAGCCGGGCTCCTGCTAGAAGCGCAGCCAGGCCTCTACTACAGCGCCGACGAACAGTGCCGCGTGGCCTTTGGCCGCACCGCCGTCGCCTGCACCTTcgccaaggagagtctg GACATGTGCCAGGCTCTCTCCTGCCACACAGACCCCCTGGACCACAGCAGCTGTAGCCGCCTTCTCATCCCCCTCCTGGATGGGACGGAATGCGGAGTGGACAAG TGGTGCTCCAGAGGGCACTGTCGCTCGCTAGCGGAGCTGTCCCCCATGCCTGCGGTGCACGGGCACTGGTCCAGCTGGGGGGCCCCCAGTCCTTGCTCCCGCTCCTGTGGAGGAGGCGTGGCCACCAGGAGGCGGCAGTGTAACAACCCCAG ACCTGCCTTTGGAGGGCGTGCGTGTACAGGCGCTGATCTCCAGGCTGAGCTGTGCAACACCCAG GCTTGCAGGACCAGCCAGCTGGAGTTCATGTCAGAGCAGTGCGCCCAGACGGAAGGGCAGCCTCTGCTTCTTCCCGAAGGCGGCAGCACCTTCTACCGCTGGAGCTCGGCCGTGCAGTACAGCCAAG GGGACAGTCTGTGCAGGTACATGTGCTGGGCCGTGGGCGAGAACTTTATTGTGAGGCGTGGGGACAGCTTCGTGGATGGGACCCGCTGTGTGCCGAGTGGCCCGAGGGAGGACGGGACCTTCAGCCTGTGCCTGTCGGGCAGGTGCAGG ATCCTGGGCTGTGACGGCAGGATGGACTCCCAGCAGGTACGCGATGTGTGCCAGGTGTGCGGAGGAGACAACAGCACCTGCAGCCCACACAACGGCTCCTTCTCGGGCGGAAGAGCCAGAG AGTATGTGACATTCCTCACGGTCACCCCCAACCTGACCAGTGTCTATGTTGTCAACCGCAGGCCTCTCTTCACACACTTGG CTGTGAGGATCCGAGGGCGGTACATTGTAGCTGGAAACGGGAGCGTCTCCCCCAGTACCACCTACCCCTCACTCCTGGAGGACAGCCGCCTGGAGTACAGGGTGGCCCTCACCGAGGACCAGCTGCCCCACCGGGAGGAGCTTCACATCCAGGGGCCTACCCAGGAAGACATTGAGATACAG GTTTACAGGCGCTACAGTGAGGAGTATGGCAGCCTCGCCCACCCAGACATCACCTTCAGCTATTTCCAGCCCAAGCAGCTGCATGTGGGGATGTGGGCCGCCGTGTGGGGGTCCTGTTCGGTGAGCTGTGGGGCAG GGCAGCGCTGGGTGACCTACGGCTGCCTGGACCAGGCCCAGAACAAGTGGGTGGAGGCTGCCCAGTGTGAAGGGAGCCCAAAGCCGCCAGAGCGATCAGAGCCCTGCGCCCCCATGCCCTGCCCTGCGCG GAGGGAGGCAGCggcccccagcccagccctaCAGAACAGGACGTGTGTCCCGCAGGCAGAAGGCCAGGAGGCTCCGGGGGATGCTGGGCCATGCTCCACAGATGAGGAGCCACCTGCGCTTGCGCCCTGCTTTGGGATggcatgccaccagggctgggaTCAT CTGGATGTGACAACTCCAGGGGAGGAAGCTCCGTCCCCACTGGGCAGTGCCGGGCCAGGAGCTCTCGCTGCACATGCGTGGATTCCTCTGAGTGGGCCCTGCTCCGTCTCCTGTGGCCAAG GCCTGAGGGAGCTGCGCTCTGTGTGCGTGGACCCGATCCGTGGCACAGCAGTCCCAGAAGAGCTGTGTGACCCGGCAACCAGGCCCAGGAACCAGCGGGAGGCCTGTCAGGTTGCCCTGTGCCCCGCACG GTGGGAGACTCGAGCCTTGGGGCCATGCCCGGTGACCTGTGGAGGGGGCCAGGTGCCACTGGCTATGCGCTGTGTGAGGCCCGACCACGGTCGCACCATCCCCCTGCCCCATGCCAAGTGTGGGCGGCTGCCCCAGCCCCGCCCCCTTGAGGACTGCAGCCCGGAGCCCTGCCCTGCCAG GTGGAGAGTCCTGCCACCCGGCCCGTGCTCAGCCAGCTGTGGCCTTGGCACTGCCCAGCGCTTGGTGACTTGTGTGCGGCTGGACCGAGGCCTCGAGGTCGAGTTGGACGAGGTGGCCTGTGCGGGCTTGGAACGGCCACAGGCCACCATCCCTTGCCTGCTTGCCGACTGTGCCTACCGGTGGCATGTCAGCACCTGGACAGAG TGCTCCGTCTCCTGCGGGAATGGCGTCCAGCGCCGGAGGGACACATGCCTTGGACCCCAGGCGCAGGCACCCATGCCAGCTGACTTCTGCCAGCACTTACCCAAGCCAGTGACAGTGCGGGGCTGCTGGGCCGGACCCTGTGGAGGGCAGGGGACACCCAGCCTGGTGCCCCCCAAGGAGGTTACTGTTGCAGAACAGACCACAGCTGCCACAgctagagctgccccagagcGGCCTTGGGCCCAGGCCCGCCTCCCTTCTCCAGCTCCCTGGCCTCGGGGGCTCCTGGCCAGGCCCTGGAAAAGCTCTGCAGAGTCCA GTATCTGTGGGCGGCAGTTCCTTGAGCCGGCAGGAACCATTGACCTTCGCGGCCCAGGGCAGGCGGAATGCGTGGTGGCCATCGGGCGGCCCCTGGGGGAGGTGGTCACCCTCCATGTCCTTGAGAGTTCCCTCGACTGCAGTGTTG GGGAGACGCTGCTACTGTGGAGCAGGCTCACGTGGAGGAAGCTGTGCGGGAAGCTGGCCGGCACCATCTTCAGCTCCCAGGCCAACACGCTGGTGGTGAGACAGCGCCGGGTGCGGCCGGACAGTGGCTTGCTGCTGCAGTACAGGGGCCGGCCTGCCCAGCACCCGTCCCACCGAG GCCCGGATGGCCATCCACGCCCTGGTCACCAACGTGGGCATGCAGACCAAGGGGACCGAGGCCAGCTACATCCTG ATCCGGGACATCCACAGCCTGAGGATCTCGACGTTCCGTGGGCAGCAGTCGTTCTACTGGGAGTCAGCGGGCAGCCAGGCGGAGGTGGAGTTGagtga